One Polaribacter sp. SA4-12 genomic window carries:
- a CDS encoding helix-turn-helix transcriptional regulator, whose translation MNHKYFEPNNKVIHLIEEYFHLSFDENDIPFKSVILPIGLTHLFYIEAGTQKVKVNGDEILLEDLIITGQYFRSYKFSTNSITTSIGANLHPTALHKLLNIDVSELENKHTPLEQINKTFHNKLLPIFQDSKNSIDLIDTLNLFFLNASLHINKNTKQIDRAISLIREKNGLLTVLDIVDEISVSQKTLEIQFKKIVGITPGKYIRQFRFLNLMKNYISTEIEINELIYKYNYYDSSHFAKDFKLFMNQDFNSFFKQDYSFLKKYLKE comes from the coding sequence ATGAATCATAAATATTTTGAACCCAATAATAAAGTAATTCATTTAATTGAGGAATATTTTCATCTTTCTTTTGATGAAAATGACATTCCTTTTAAATCCGTTATTTTACCTATTGGATTAACACATTTATTTTATATTGAGGCTGGTACTCAAAAAGTTAAAGTTAATGGTGATGAAATACTTTTAGAAGATCTTATAATTACTGGTCAGTACTTTAGATCATATAAATTTTCTACAAATTCTATTACAACATCAATAGGTGCAAATTTACATCCAACGGCACTCCATAAATTACTAAATATTGATGTTTCTGAACTAGAAAACAAACACACACCTTTAGAACAAATTAATAAAACTTTTCATAATAAACTTTTACCAATTTTTCAAGATTCTAAAAATTCTATAGATTTGATTGATACTTTAAATCTATTTTTTTTAAACGCATCACTGCATATTAATAAAAACACGAAACAAATTGACCGTGCTATTTCTTTAATTAGAGAAAAAAATGGATTATTAACTGTATTAGACATCGTAGATGAAATATCCGTTTCACAAAAAACATTAGAAATTCAGTTTAAAAAGATTGTAGGAATAACTCCTGGTAAGTATATAAGGCAATTCCGTTTTTTAAACTTAATGAAAAATTATATTTCTACAGAAATTGAAATTAATGAATTAATTTATAAATATAACTATTACGATTCATCTCATTTTGCAAAAGATTTTAAATTATTTATGAATCAAGATTTTAATTCATTTTTTAAACAAGACTACTCTTTTTTAAAGAAATACTTAAAAGAGTAA
- a CDS encoding threonine/serine ThrE exporter family protein, whose amino-acid sequence MKVPEKYQFIVELGKALHIYGIPSYKIQSYLTEVASTQGITGSFMDSPTWINYVFYEDENSFNYIECIPPGSLNLGAFSRIAELTNKVIDSKIDNSAINKELNIIHAKTKTVNHLHLTLAYAFSAGCFSIMIGTNWISFAFSLLLGALIYFLVFLSTKSNYIQNVFESLSALVVTIICCSLTLVFPNFNLGLTILASIIIFIPGLAITTALEEITSKSLVSGGAKLFDSILLLFKQFFGVLLGLGLMTSLVDIDLTYHVSEMPKWTIFCAVPIFSIALLPIFQVRKKDMVFGALTGVIAFFTTVLFSGYGVLVSTFIGTLAVVGVSRLFGMISKTPKTVYLIQGVVMLVPGSKSFMGLSNSFFNPSTTTGSANLFEQVAFILMGIIGGLLFAGTFRERKPRKIGGIIKK is encoded by the coding sequence ATGAAAGTTCCAGAAAAATATCAATTTATAGTTGAATTAGGAAAAGCACTACATATATATGGTATTCCTTCCTATAAAATTCAATCTTACCTAACAGAAGTTGCCAGTACACAAGGTATTACTGGTAGCTTTATGGATTCTCCGACTTGGATAAATTATGTTTTTTATGAGGATGAAAATTCTTTTAATTATATTGAATGTATTCCTCCTGGATCATTAAATTTAGGTGCTTTTTCTAGAATTGCAGAACTAACAAATAAGGTTATTGATTCTAAAATTGATAATAGCGCTATAAATAAAGAATTGAACATTATTCATGCAAAAACCAAAACAGTAAATCACTTGCATTTAACATTAGCATATGCTTTTTCTGCGGGTTGTTTTAGCATAATGATTGGTACCAATTGGATCTCTTTTGCTTTTTCATTATTATTAGGAGCTCTTATCTATTTTTTGGTGTTTTTATCAACTAAATCTAATTATATACAAAACGTATTCGAATCTTTAAGTGCATTAGTTGTAACTATTATCTGTTGCTCATTAACCTTAGTTTTCCCAAACTTTAATTTAGGCTTAACCATATTAGCTTCTATTATTATTTTTATTCCAGGATTAGCAATTACAACTGCTTTAGAAGAAATAACTTCTAAAAGTCTCGTTTCTGGAGGTGCAAAACTTTTTGATTCCATTCTCTTATTATTTAAACAGTTTTTTGGAGTTTTACTTGGTTTAGGGTTAATGACATCTTTGGTTGATATCGATTTAACGTATCATGTTTCTGAGATGCCAAAATGGACAATATTTTGTGCTGTTCCAATATTTTCAATTGCTCTTTTACCAATATTTCAAGTAAGAAAAAAAGACATGGTTTTTGGTGCTTTAACAGGTGTTATTGCATTTTTTACGACTGTTTTATTCTCTGGATATGGTGTATTAGTTAGTACCTTTATTGGTACTTTGGCTGTAGTTGGAGTGAGTCGTTTATTTGGGATGATTTCTAAAACTCCAAAAACAGTTTATTTAATTCAGGGAGTTGTAATGTTAGTACCAGGAAGTAAATCTTTTATGGGTTTAAGTAACTCATTTTTTAACCCATCGACTACTACAGGTTCTGCAAATTTATTTGAGCAAGTTGCTTTTATACTTATGGGAATTATTGGTGGACTTCTTTTTGCTGGTACTTTTAGAGAAAGAAAGCCTAGAAAAATTGGAGGCATAATAAAAAAATAA
- the ppdK gene encoding pyruvate, phosphate dikinase, translated as MEVLQNVKPRVYKFGGKQAEGNSKMKNLLGGKGANLAEMSAIGIPVPPGFTITTEVCTEYNLLGKEKVVEMILHDVESSIENIETLMGTKFGDKENPLLVSVRSGARVSMPGMMDTVLNLGMNDDVVLGLVKKTNNEQFAWDSYRRFIQMYGSVVLGMKPASKEDIDPFEEIMENLKEKRKIELDTEFTIQDLKDLVFDFKVAVKKNTGHDFPTNPWEQLWGAIVAVFNSWNGNRAVYYRNMHGYPADWGTAVNVQAMVYGNMSENSGTGVCFTRDAGTGENVFNGEYLINAQGEDVVSGVRTPQQITKLGSKRWAELAKVEEEDRLENYPSLEELMPSIFKELNSYQNTLEKHYRDMQDMEFTMQDGKLWILQTRNGKRTGAAMVKIAIDLLKEGMIDEKEALLIVEPNKLDELLHPIFDLKALKKANVIAQGLPASPGAATGKIVFFADEANKYKSSILVRIETSPEDLEGMNIAKGILTARGGMTSHAAVVARGMGKCCISGAGALKINYKKRTLTVGDHEYHEGDWISLNGSTGNIIEGKVATMEPGLSGEFAELMKLSDKYSVMKVRTNADSPKDAKIARSFGAQGIGLTRTEHMFFELDRIKAMREMILSETVKGRKQALEDLLPMQREDFEGIFEAMQGFPVTIRLLDPPLHEFVPHQLATQKDLAEDMHITLQAVKSKVSELEEFNPMLGHRGCRLGNTYPEITEMQTRAIIEAALNLKEKGIICKPEIMVPLVGTVKEYEFQEEIIRTTAATIFDERNNTIEFSVGTMIEIPRAALMADKIAEKADFFSFGTNDLTQMTFGYSRDDAGKFLPIYLEKGILKVDPFEVLDQEGVGQLIILGTERGRSTKPNLKVGICGEHGGEPSSIEFCYNVGMDYVSCSPYRVPIARLVSAQATIKSIE; from the coding sequence ATGGAAGTATTACAAAATGTAAAACCCCGTGTATATAAATTTGGGGGTAAACAAGCTGAAGGAAACAGCAAAATGAAAAACCTATTAGGTGGTAAAGGAGCTAATTTAGCTGAAATGAGTGCAATCGGTATCCCTGTGCCTCCAGGATTTACAATAACTACAGAAGTTTGTACAGAATATAACTTATTAGGAAAAGAAAAAGTTGTTGAGATGATTCTACATGATGTAGAATCATCAATTGAAAACATTGAAACCTTAATGGGAACAAAATTTGGAGATAAAGAAAATCCGCTTTTAGTTTCTGTGCGCTCAGGAGCAAGAGTTTCTATGCCAGGAATGATGGATACTGTACTAAATTTAGGAATGAATGATGACGTTGTTTTAGGGTTGGTAAAAAAAACAAATAACGAGCAATTTGCTTGGGATTCTTACCGTCGGTTTATTCAAATGTATGGTAGTGTTGTTTTAGGTATGAAGCCAGCTTCAAAAGAAGATATAGATCCATTTGAGGAAATAATGGAGAACTTAAAAGAAAAAAGAAAAATTGAATTAGATACAGAATTTACTATTCAAGATTTAAAAGATTTAGTATTCGATTTTAAAGTAGCTGTAAAGAAAAATACAGGTCATGATTTTCCTACAAATCCTTGGGAACAACTTTGGGGAGCAATAGTTGCTGTTTTTAATAGCTGGAATGGAAATAGAGCAGTGTATTACAGAAATATGCATGGTTACCCTGCAGATTGGGGAACTGCCGTAAATGTGCAAGCAATGGTTTATGGAAACATGAGTGAAAATTCTGGGACAGGAGTTTGTTTTACTCGTGATGCAGGTACTGGCGAAAATGTTTTTAATGGAGAATATTTAATTAATGCACAAGGAGAAGATGTTGTTTCTGGTGTTAGAACTCCTCAACAAATTACAAAACTTGGTTCTAAACGTTGGGCAGAATTAGCAAAAGTTGAAGAAGAAGATAGACTTGAAAATTATCCTTCTTTAGAAGAATTAATGCCTTCAATTTTTAAGGAATTAAATTCATATCAAAATACGTTAGAAAAGCATTATAGAGATATGCAAGATATGGAGTTTACAATGCAAGATGGAAAACTTTGGATTCTTCAAACCAGAAACGGTAAGCGTACAGGTGCTGCAATGGTGAAAATTGCAATAGATTTATTAAAAGAAGGAATGATTGATGAAAAAGAAGCTCTATTAATTGTTGAACCCAATAAATTGGATGAATTATTACACCCAATATTCGATTTAAAAGCATTAAAAAAAGCCAATGTTATAGCACAAGGTTTACCTGCTTCTCCCGGAGCTGCAACTGGTAAAATTGTATTTTTTGCTGATGAAGCAAATAAATATAAGAGTAGTATTTTAGTAAGAATAGAAACTTCTCCTGAAGATTTAGAAGGAATGAATATCGCAAAAGGTATTTTAACTGCAAGAGGAGGAATGACATCTCATGCTGCAGTTGTTGCACGTGGAATGGGTAAATGTTGTATTTCTGGAGCAGGAGCTTTAAAAATAAATTATAAAAAAAGAACTTTAACTGTAGGAGATCATGAATACCATGAAGGAGATTGGATTTCTTTAAACGGTTCTACAGGTAATATTATTGAAGGGAAAGTTGCTACAATGGAACCAGGATTAAGTGGTGAATTTGCCGAATTGATGAAGCTTTCTGACAAATACTCAGTAATGAAAGTAAGAACAAATGCTGATAGTCCAAAAGATGCAAAAATTGCTAGAAGTTTTGGAGCTCAAGGAATAGGGTTAACAAGAACAGAGCACATGTTTTTCGAATTAGACAGAATAAAAGCGATGAGAGAAATGATCCTTTCTGAAACGGTTAAAGGAAGAAAACAAGCTTTAGAAGATTTATTACCTATGCAGCGAGAAGATTTTGAAGGAATTTTTGAAGCTATGCAAGGTTTCCCTGTAACGATTCGTTTACTAGATCCTCCATTACACGAATTTGTTCCTCATCAATTAGCGACACAGAAAGATTTAGCAGAAGATATGCATATTACTTTACAAGCTGTTAAAAGTAAAGTTTCTGAGTTAGAAGAATTCAATCCTATGTTAGGTCATAGAGGTTGCAGATTAGGAAATACATATCCAGAAATTACAGAAATGCAGACGCGAGCAATTATAGAAGCTGCATTAAATTTAAAAGAAAAAGGTATTATTTGTAAACCAGAAATTATGGTTCCTTTAGTGGGTACTGTTAAAGAGTATGAATTTCAAGAAGAAATAATTAGAACTACTGCAGCAACTATTTTTGATGAAAGAAATAATACTATTGAGTTTTCTGTAGGAACTATGATCGAAATACCAAGAGCAGCTTTAATGGCAGATAAAATAGCAGAAAAAGCAGATTTCTTTTCTTTTGGTACAAATGATTTAACACAAATGACATTTGGATATTCTAGAGATGATGCTGGTAAATTTTTGCCAATCTATTTAGAAAAAGGAATTTTAAAAGTAGATCCTTTTGAAGTCTTAGATCAAGAAGGAGTAGGGCAATTAATAATCTTAGGTACAGAAAGAGGTAGAAGTACAAAACCAAACTTAAAAGTTGGTATTTGTGGCGAACATGGAGGTGAACCAAGTTCTATTGAATTCTGTTATAATGTTGGTATGGATTATGTGAGTTGTTCTCCTTATAGAGTACCAATTGCAAGATTAGTTTCTGCACAAGCAACCATTAAATCAATTGAGTAA
- the purL gene encoding phosphoribosylformylglycinamidine synthase: MIHFFGNKDSKVFAVQTTKDLAKTTISKLTWLFANQPKIEETSIDAFFVGPRAAMITPWSTNAVEITQNMGIKDIIRIEEFITSTEEFSDFDPMISEKFNGLHQESFDVHIQPEAILDIENIAEYNDKEGLSLSDEEVEYLESVATKIGRKLTDSEVFGFSQVNSEHCRHKIFNGTFVIDGEEMPTSLFKLIKETSKQFPNDIVSAYKDNVAFVKGPKVEQFAPKTADKPDFYQTSLFDSVISLKAETHNFPTTVEPFNGAATGSGGEIRDRLAGGKGSLPLAGTAVYMTSYSRLEASIDSVKNTRYWENKFEARDWLYQTPMDILIKASNGASDFGNKFGQPLITGSVLTFEHEENSSSSESKPRKLGFDKVIMQAGGIGYGKAEQALKDTPKEGDKIVILGGENYRIGMGGAAVSSADTGALDSGIELNAVQRSNPEMQKRAANAVRGMVESEENFIVSIHDHGAGGHLNCLSELVEDTGGKINLDALPVGDPTLSAKEIIGNESQERMGLVIAEEHLETLHKIADRERSPIYDVGEVTGNDRFTFESKSTGEKPMDLALEDMFGSSPKTVLTDKTVKRNYKNSRYKIKNFKNYLTQVLQLEAVACKDWLTNKVDRCVGGKVAKQQCVGPLQIPLNNVGVMALDYKGKEGVATSIGHSPISGLIDPAAGSRNAITESLTNIIWAPLKDNLDSISLSANWMWPCKNEGEDARLYKAVKAVSEFSIDLGINVPTGKDSLSMKQKYADDEVIAPGTVIISAAGNCNEISKVVEPLLKIDGGNIYYINISQDEFKLGGSSFHQVLNTIGNQAPDVKNSAFVKNTFNTIQELIKGDKITAGHDVASGGLITTLLEMCFADVNLGADFNISALNEEDSIKVLFSENSGIVFQADASVEAILSENNIEFFNIGTANNSGTVNIQNCEENFTFDVAEMRDIWYKTSFLLDQKQTANNLAQDRFDNYKNQPLQYTFPKNFKGKLPKINSKGTKPKAAIIREKGSNSEREMANAMYLAGFDVKDVHMTDLISGRETLEDIQFIGAVGGFSNSDVLGSAKGWAGAFLYNAKAKKALKNFFKREDTLSVGICNGAQLWMELDLINPDHKVHGKLVHNDSQKHESSFTSVKIQENDSVMLSSLAGTELGVWISHGEGKFNLPEAEENYNIVAKYGYEGYPNNPNGSDFNTAMMCDKSGRHLVTMPHIERSTFQWNWANYPDGRQDEVSPWLEAFVNAKTWLTK; this comes from the coding sequence ATGATTCATTTCTTTGGAAATAAGGACAGTAAAGTATTCGCCGTTCAAACAACAAAAGATTTAGCAAAAACAACAATTTCTAAACTGACTTGGTTATTTGCTAATCAACCAAAAATAGAAGAAACATCAATCGATGCTTTTTTTGTTGGTCCAAGAGCAGCTATGATTACTCCTTGGAGTACAAATGCAGTTGAAATTACTCAGAATATGGGTATTAAAGATATCATCAGAATTGAAGAATTTATTACTTCTACTGAAGAATTTTCTGACTTTGACCCAATGATTTCTGAAAAATTTAATGGTTTACATCAAGAATCTTTTGATGTACATATTCAACCAGAAGCTATTTTAGATATTGAAAACATTGCAGAATATAACGATAAAGAAGGTTTATCTTTAAGTGATGAAGAAGTTGAATACTTAGAAAGTGTTGCAACTAAAATTGGAAGAAAATTAACAGATTCTGAAGTATTTGGTTTTAGCCAAGTAAATTCTGAACACTGTAGACATAAAATATTTAACGGAACTTTTGTTATTGATGGTGAAGAAATGCCAACATCATTATTCAAATTGATAAAAGAAACGTCTAAACAATTTCCTAATGATATTGTTTCAGCATATAAAGACAACGTTGCCTTTGTAAAAGGACCAAAAGTGGAACAATTTGCTCCTAAAACAGCAGACAAACCAGACTTTTATCAAACATCTCTTTTTGATTCTGTAATTTCATTAAAAGCAGAAACTCATAATTTCCCAACAACTGTTGAGCCTTTTAATGGTGCTGCAACTGGTTCTGGTGGAGAAATTAGAGATAGACTTGCAGGAGGAAAAGGTTCTTTACCTTTAGCAGGAACGGCTGTTTATATGACTTCTTACTCTCGTTTAGAAGCTTCTATCGATTCCGTTAAGAATACAAGATATTGGGAAAATAAATTTGAAGCAAGAGATTGGTTATACCAAACTCCGATGGATATTTTAATTAAAGCATCTAATGGAGCTTCAGATTTTGGAAACAAATTCGGACAACCTTTAATTACAGGTTCTGTATTAACTTTTGAGCATGAAGAAAATTCTTCTTCAAGTGAATCTAAACCAAGAAAACTTGGATTTGATAAAGTGATTATGCAAGCTGGTGGAATTGGTTATGGAAAAGCAGAACAAGCTTTAAAAGACACACCTAAAGAAGGTGATAAAATTGTAATTCTTGGTGGTGAAAACTACAGAATTGGAATGGGTGGAGCTGCAGTTTCTTCTGCAGACACAGGTGCTTTAGATTCAGGAATTGAATTAAATGCTGTACAACGTTCTAATCCAGAAATGCAAAAACGTGCTGCAAACGCAGTTCGTGGAATGGTAGAAAGTGAAGAAAACTTTATTGTTTCTATTCACGATCATGGTGCTGGAGGACATTTAAATTGTTTATCAGAATTAGTAGAAGATACTGGAGGTAAAATCAATTTAGATGCATTACCTGTTGGAGATCCTACTTTATCTGCAAAAGAAATAATCGGTAACGAATCTCAAGAAAGAATGGGATTAGTTATTGCAGAAGAACATTTAGAAACTTTACATAAAATTGCAGATAGAGAACGTTCTCCTATTTATGATGTTGGTGAAGTTACAGGAAATGACCGTTTTACTTTTGAATCTAAATCAACAGGTGAAAAACCAATGGATTTAGCTTTAGAAGATATGTTTGGTTCTTCTCCTAAAACTGTTTTAACAGATAAAACTGTAAAAAGAAACTACAAGAATTCTAGATATAAAATTAAGAATTTTAAAAACTATTTAACGCAAGTTTTACAGTTAGAAGCTGTTGCTTGTAAAGATTGGTTAACAAATAAAGTAGACCGTTGTGTTGGTGGTAAAGTTGCCAAACAACAATGTGTTGGTCCGTTACAAATTCCGTTGAATAACGTTGGTGTAATGGCATTAGATTATAAAGGAAAAGAAGGAGTTGCAACTTCAATTGGTCACTCTCCTATTTCTGGATTAATTGATCCTGCTGCAGGAAGTAGAAATGCAATTACAGAATCTTTAACCAATATTATTTGGGCTCCTTTAAAGGATAATTTAGATTCAATTTCATTGTCAGCCAACTGGATGTGGCCTTGTAAAAACGAAGGTGAAGACGCTCGTTTATATAAAGCTGTAAAAGCGGTTTCAGAATTTTCTATAGATTTAGGTATCAATGTACCAACAGGAAAAGATTCTTTATCAATGAAGCAAAAATATGCTGATGATGAAGTTATTGCTCCAGGAACTGTTATTATTTCTGCTGCAGGTAACTGTAATGAAATCAGTAAAGTTGTGGAACCTCTTTTAAAAATTGATGGAGGAAACATCTATTATATTAATATTTCTCAAGATGAATTTAAATTAGGAGGAAGTTCTTTCCACCAAGTTTTAAATACAATTGGAAATCAAGCTCCTGATGTAAAGAATTCTGCTTTTGTAAAGAATACTTTTAATACAATTCAAGAGTTAATTAAAGGTGATAAAATTACTGCAGGACACGATGTTGCTTCTGGTGGTTTAATTACAACGTTATTAGAAATGTGTTTTGCTGATGTAAATTTAGGAGCAGATTTTAATATTTCTGCTTTAAATGAAGAAGATTCTATCAAAGTTTTATTTTCTGAAAATTCAGGAATTGTTTTTCAAGCAGATGCTTCTGTAGAAGCAATTTTATCAGAAAATAACATTGAGTTCTTCAATATTGGAACTGCAAATAATTCAGGAACTGTAAATATTCAAAACTGTGAAGAAAACTTTACGTTTGATGTTGCTGAAATGAGAGATATTTGGTATAAAACTTCTTTCTTATTAGATCAAAAACAAACAGCTAATAATTTAGCTCAAGATCGTTTTGATAACTATAAAAATCAGCCTTTACAATATACTTTCCCTAAAAACTTTAAAGGAAAATTACCAAAAATAAATTCAAAAGGAACAAAACCAAAAGCGGCTATTATTCGTGAAAAAGGTTCTAACTCTGAACGTGAAATGGCAAATGCAATGTATTTAGCTGGTTTTGACGTAAAAGATGTTCATATGACAGATTTAATTTCTGGTCGTGAAACTTTAGAAGATATTCAGTTTATTGGCGCTGTTGGAGGTTTCTCTAATTCTGATGTTTTAGGTTCTGCAAAAGGTTGGGCTGGAGCATTTTTATACAATGCAAAAGCTAAGAAAGCGTTAAAGAACTTCTTTAAAAGAGAAGATACTTTATCTGTTGGTATTTGTAATGGAGCACAATTATGGATGGAATTAGATTTAATTAATCCTGATCATAAAGTACATGGTAAATTAGTTCATAATGATTCTCAGAAACATGAAAGTTCTTTTACTTCTGTAAAAATTCAAGAAAATGATTCTGTAATGTTATCTAGTTTAGCAGGAACAGAATTAGGAGTTTGGATTTCTCATGGAGAAGGTAAATTTAACTTACCAGAAGCTGAAGAAAACTATAATATTGTTGCAAAATATGGTTATGAAGGATACCCAAATAACCCAAATGGTTCTGATTTTAACACAGCTATGATGTGTGATAAATCTGGACGTCATTTAGTTACAATGCCACACATTGAGCGTTCTACTTTTCAATGGAACTGGGCAAATTACCCAGACGGAAGGCAAGATGAAGTTTCACCTTGGTTAGAAGCTTTTGTAAATGCTAAAACCTGGTTAACAAAATAA
- a CDS encoding endonuclease, producing MVKKLLLLIFITSFSISFSQVESYYDDVNLALIGIDLKNELATKIIATHTNMLTYTPGVWEASKITDANPSNSSEVVLIYGWEDGSDGDITNDSTRDNSLQDSGGGASFVWNREHVFSKSLADPILITTNPGPGTDAHHLRPADKTRNSTRSNYKFASGSGNSNRSSVTYNGPEGANTRGWYPGDEWKGDVARMMMYMYVRYGDQCLPTAVGVGNSTSTPDDMIDLFLQWNVEDPVSEFEKGRNTFHENTSNTYAQGNRNPFIDNPYLATVIWGGAEAEDTWGTYTTNDNEAPTVPTSVSLSNITTYSIDASWTAATDNIGVTSYDIFVDGNLKGNSTSTNYTITGLSSSTTYAVTVLAKDISNNKSNQTTAVNGTTLVDNDAPTTPTNLIVTNEIGNSFRVSWTESTDNTAVTSYDVYLDGTFNTNTINTATTITNLNISTTYSVTVLAKDSANNESAQSTPVDATTTDGTNNANELFFSEYVEGTFNGNNAIEIVNLTGNTIDMANYSIKKQTNGAGGWISELPLSGTININDVFVIINSQAEDDSLNSQADLSSGAPINFNGNDPIGLFKNGSLIDIIGVFNSGGGNFAENVTLRRKLSVLEPNIGSDKNLPEWNLNEWETFSEDTFNGIGVFDGVLNIENEIFNSFKMYPNPANGNSVYFNVTEDVTINIYNVLGKLISISEVTKNKNNIDISQLAKGIYLVKINSRKQFITKKLIKN from the coding sequence ATGGTGAAAAAACTACTTTTATTAATTTTTATTACATCATTCTCAATCTCATTTTCTCAAGTTGAATCATATTATGATGATGTCAATTTAGCTTTGATTGGAATCGATCTAAAAAATGAATTAGCTACTAAAATTATAGCTACACATACAAACATGCTAACATATACTCCTGGAGTATGGGAAGCATCAAAAATAACAGATGCTAACCCTTCGAATAGCTCTGAAGTGGTTTTAATTTATGGTTGGGAAGATGGCTCTGATGGAGATATTACAAACGACAGTACTAGAGATAATAGTTTGCAAGATAGTGGTGGTGGTGCTTCTTTTGTTTGGAATAGAGAACATGTTTTTTCAAAATCATTAGCAGATCCTATTTTAATAACTACTAATCCTGGTCCTGGAACTGATGCACATCATTTAAGACCTGCAGATAAAACAAGAAATTCAACTAGAAGTAATTATAAATTTGCATCTGGATCTGGTAATTCTAATCGTTCTTCAGTAACTTATAATGGTCCTGAAGGAGCAAATACAAGAGGTTGGTATCCAGGAGATGAATGGAAAGGTGATGTTGCTAGAATGATGATGTATATGTACGTACGTTATGGCGATCAATGTTTACCAACAGCTGTTGGTGTTGGTAATTCTACCTCTACTCCAGATGATATGATTGATTTATTCTTACAATGGAATGTTGAAGATCCTGTTTCTGAATTTGAAAAAGGAAGAAATACATTTCATGAAAATACCTCAAATACATATGCACAAGGAAACAGGAATCCATTTATAGACAATCCTTATTTAGCAACTGTTATTTGGGGAGGAGCAGAAGCAGAAGATACTTGGGGAACTTATACAACTAATGATAATGAAGCTCCAACAGTTCCAACTTCAGTTTCTTTAAGTAATATAACGACTTATTCTATAGATGCTTCTTGGACAGCTGCTACAGATAATATTGGAGTAACAAGCTATGATATATTTGTTGACGGAAATTTAAAAGGAAACTCTACAAGTACAAATTATACAATAACCGGACTATCTTCTAGTACAACATATGCAGTTACTGTTTTAGCAAAAGATATTTCAAATAATAAATCTAATCAAACAACAGCAGTTAATGGTACAACTTTAGTTGACAATGATGCTCCTACTACACCTACAAATTTAATTGTAACTAATGAAATTGGTAATTCTTTTAGAGTAAGTTGGACAGAATCTACAGATAACACAGCAGTAACAAGTTATGATGTATATTTAGACGGAACTTTTAACACGAACACAATAAATACTGCTACTACTATTACTAATTTAAATATTTCAACTACTTATAGCGTAACAGTTTTAGCAAAAGATTCAGCAAATAACGAATCTGCACAAAGTACTCCAGTAGACGCAACAACTACTGATGGGACTAATAATGCAAATGAATTATTTTTCTCTGAATATGTTGAAGGAACATTTAATGGTAATAATGCAATTGAAATTGTAAACCTTACAGGTAATACCATTGATATGGCTAATTATAGTATAAAAAAACAAACTAATGGAGCTGGTGGATGGATTAGTGAATTGCCTTTGTCTGGAACCATAAATATTAATGATGTATTTGTAATTATAAATAGTCAAGCAGAAGATGATAGTTTAAACTCTCAAGCTGATTTATCTTCTGGAGCACCAATTAATTTTAATGGAAATGACCCTATTGGATTATTCAAAAATGGATCATTAATAGATATTATTGGAGTTTTTAATAGTGGCGGAGGAAATTTTGCAGAAAACGTTACATTAAGAAGAAAATTATCAGTTTTAGAACCAAACATTGGTTCAGATAAAAATCTACCAGAATGGAATCTTAATGAATGGGAAACTTTCTCTGAAGACACATTTAACGGTATTGGTGTGTTTGATGGTGTTTTAAATATTGAAAATGAAATTTTCAACTCTTTTAAAATGTATCCAAATCCAGCAAATGGAAACAGCGTTTATTTTAATGTTACAGAAGATGTAACAATTAACATATATAATGTTTTAGGTAAATTGATTTCAATATCAGAAGTAACAAAAAATAAAAATAATATTGATATTTCTCAATTAGCTAAAGGAATCTATTTAGTAAAGATTAATTCCAGAAAACAATTTATCACTAAAAAACTGATAAAGAATTAA